Proteins from one Orenia marismortui DSM 5156 genomic window:
- a CDS encoding TldD/PmbA family protein: protein MLSHKLIKQILQVALENGGDFAEIYFEDSISNVMTLENSKIEKVKTGYDLGVGVRVLTGDKVSYAYTDDLSKASLLQVAKVAGAASRGKSKVSVVDLKKGNLAMIHSIKKRPEDIAKVKKATIMQKANQAALDYDESIKQVIVSYMDNTQKIMIANSEGLYVEDERIHTRMMARAIASDGNQIQTGSESPGLHMGFELFDKYPPEEIGREAARQAVTMLKAEAAPSGKMPVVINNGFGGVLFHEACGHGLEADAIQKNSSVFAGKLGQQVASKIVTAVDDGTVSNGWGSYGVDDEGNSAQRTVLIKDGILEDYMYDFKTSKKEGRSSTGNGRRDSYQSIPIPRMTNTFIEKGDSKPEEIITAVDDGLYAKKLSGGQVDTATGEFVFTVAEGYLIKKGKLAEAVRGATLVGRGIDVLNKISMVGDDLELAPGMCGKDGQSIAAAVGQPTLLVDEITVGGTERRGE, encoded by the coding sequence TTGTTATCACACAAACTAATTAAGCAAATCCTACAGGTTGCTTTAGAGAATGGTGGGGATTTTGCTGAAATTTATTTTGAAGACTCTATCAGTAATGTAATGACTTTAGAGAATTCAAAGATAGAAAAAGTTAAGACAGGTTATGACTTAGGTGTTGGTGTTAGAGTTTTAACTGGGGATAAAGTTTCTTATGCCTATACTGATGACTTAAGTAAAGCATCTCTATTACAGGTAGCTAAAGTAGCAGGAGCGGCTAGTAGAGGTAAGAGTAAAGTATCAGTAGTAGATTTGAAAAAAGGAAATCTAGCAATGATTCATTCGATTAAGAAGAGACCAGAAGATATAGCTAAAGTAAAGAAAGCTACTATTATGCAGAAAGCAAACCAAGCTGCTTTGGACTATGATGAGAGTATTAAGCAGGTTATAGTTAGTTATATGGATAATACCCAAAAAATTATGATTGCCAATTCAGAGGGTTTATATGTTGAAGATGAAAGAATTCATACTCGAATGATGGCTAGAGCTATTGCTAGTGATGGTAATCAGATTCAAACAGGAAGTGAGAGCCCTGGTTTACATATGGGATTTGAGTTATTTGATAAATATCCACCTGAAGAGATAGGTAGAGAGGCTGCTCGTCAAGCCGTTACTATGCTAAAGGCTGAAGCAGCACCATCAGGAAAAATGCCTGTTGTAATTAATAATGGATTTGGTGGTGTTTTATTCCATGAAGCTTGTGGACATGGGCTAGAAGCTGATGCGATTCAGAAAAATTCATCAGTATTTGCTGGAAAGCTAGGTCAACAAGTAGCCTCTAAAATTGTTACTGCTGTTGATGATGGAACAGTATCTAATGGATGGGGTTCTTATGGTGTAGATGATGAAGGAAACTCAGCTCAAAGAACAGTTTTAATTAAGGATGGAATACTAGAGGATTATATGTATGACTTTAAAACCTCTAAAAAAGAAGGAAGATCTTCCACAGGAAATGGTAGAAGAGATTCTTATCAATCGATACCTATTCCTCGAATGACTAATACCTTTATCGAAAAGGGCGATTCCAAGCCAGAGGAGATTATTACTGCTGTAGATGATGGATTATATGCTAAGAAATTAAGTGGTGGTCAAGTTGATACTGCTACAGGGGAGTTTGTATTTACAGTAGCAGAAGGGTATTTAATCAAAAAGGGAAAGCTAGCTGAAGCAGTACGTGGAGCTACCTTAGTTGGAAGAGGGATAGATGTACTAAATAAGATTTCTATGGTTGGTGATGATCTAGAATTAGCCCCTGGTATGTGTGGTAAAGATGGTCAAAGTATTGCAGCAGCTGTGGGGCAACCGACTTTATTAGTTGATGAGATTACTGTTGGAGGAACAGAAAGGAGGGGGGAATAA
- a CDS encoding TldD/PmbA family protein — MGLNLTTLIEKAQKLGADDVELYYERSEDNNIEVYQGEVESLESAHSKGLGIRVLVNQKMGFAYTANFNEDILEEVIKEAIANAEIAEKDEYRILAEGDYSYKKLNIYDSNFKQNNIEDKIDLVLKMEEAAADYSDKIEGVVSVGYGDNISEITIVNSNGLNQSYKSNVCYAYIYVIASTGEDKQTASALCYARNLKDLTPVKTGEEAAKNAIKLLGGRAVKSQEAPVIFTPKVGSMFMYVLSNALTAEAVQKKRSLFMDKLDQVVAAKGVNIIDDGTLEEGLASAPFDSEGVPCSPTDIIKEGVLSNYLYDTYTAKKDGVESTGNAERGSYRGIPAVSPSNFYLAGGDKEPEEIIAGVDNGFYLHKVSGLVTGGANPISGDFSVGATGQWIEDGKIKGAVSEVTIAGNLIDFLKDIDELGNDLKFNPMIGSFGSPTFKLKKLAISGS; from the coding sequence ATGGGATTAAATTTAACAACTTTGATAGAAAAGGCCCAAAAATTAGGTGCAGACGATGTAGAGTTATATTATGAACGGTCAGAAGATAATAATATAGAAGTTTATCAAGGAGAAGTCGAAAGCCTTGAATCAGCTCATTCCAAAGGATTGGGAATTAGAGTTTTAGTTAATCAAAAGATGGGTTTTGCCTATACTGCTAATTTCAATGAGGATATTTTAGAAGAGGTAATAAAAGAAGCAATTGCTAATGCTGAAATAGCAGAAAAGGATGAGTACAGAATCTTAGCTGAAGGAGATTATAGTTATAAGAAGCTTAATATTTATGACTCTAACTTTAAGCAAAATAATATTGAGGATAAAATTGATTTAGTTTTGAAGATGGAAGAAGCTGCCGCAGACTATAGTGACAAGATAGAAGGGGTAGTTAGTGTTGGGTATGGTGATAATATTTCAGAGATTACTATTGTTAATTCCAATGGTTTAAATCAGAGCTACAAAAGTAATGTTTGTTATGCTTATATATATGTAATCGCAAGTACAGGTGAAGATAAGCAGACAGCTTCAGCACTATGTTATGCTAGAAATTTAAAGGATTTAACTCCTGTTAAGACTGGTGAAGAAGCAGCTAAGAATGCTATTAAATTATTAGGAGGAAGAGCTGTTAAATCTCAAGAGGCGCCAGTTATCTTTACTCCTAAAGTTGGTAGTATGTTCATGTATGTCTTATCTAATGCCTTAACTGCTGAAGCAGTACAGAAAAAAAGATCACTTTTTATGGATAAGCTAGATCAAGTTGTAGCAGCAAAGGGTGTAAATATTATTGATGATGGAACTTTAGAAGAGGGATTAGCTAGTGCTCCTTTTGATAGTGAAGGAGTTCCTTGTTCTCCTACAGATATTATAAAAGAAGGAGTATTAAGCAATTATCTATATGATACTTATACTGCTAAAAAAGATGGTGTAGAATCAACAGGTAATGCAGAGCGAGGTTCATATCGAGGTATTCCTGCTGTGTCACCAAGTAATTTCTATTTAGCAGGTGGAGATAAAGAACCAGAAGAGATTATTGCAGGTGTAGATAATGGATTTTATCTTCATAAGGTATCTGGATTAGTAACCGGGGGAGCAAATCCTATTTCTGGAGATTTTTCTGTAGGTGCTACAGGACAATGGATTGAAGATGGGAAGATTAAAGGAGCAGTAAGTGAAGTTACGATTGCAGGCAACTTAATTGATTTTCTTAAGGATATAGATGAATTAGGCAATGATTTGAAGTTTAATCCTATGATTGGTTCCTTTGGTTCTCCAACTTTTAAGTTGAAGAAATTAGCGATAAGTGGGTCATAG
- the mutM gene encoding DNA-formamidopyrimidine glycosylase encodes MPELPEVQTVVDTLYPRILDKEIVDVEVKREELIANVDSQEFKNRLIDVKINNVRRRGKYIIIELDSGEYLVGHLRMTGYFFYAEPGVASTKYDCIFFKFKDGDELRLGSKRKFTRIYLVDDLNEAGSLTKLGPEPLSDEFTLEKFKEMLSTRRGKIKPLLLNQRFLAGLGNIYVDEALFLSKIHPLRTADTITEKESSNLYYAIRKVLSDGIEHRGTTKWDYVDASGESGSHQNYLMVYDKAGEECSECGTKLEKIKVGGRGTYFCPNCQEQGE; translated from the coding sequence ATGCCTGAACTACCAGAAGTACAGACTGTAGTAGATACATTATATCCAAGAATTTTAGATAAAGAGATTGTAGATGTAGAAGTTAAACGAGAAGAATTGATTGCTAATGTAGATAGTCAAGAGTTTAAGAATAGATTAATTGATGTTAAAATTAATAATGTAAGAAGAAGAGGAAAATATATAATTATTGAATTAGATAGTGGAGAATATCTTGTTGGACATTTGAGGATGACAGGTTATTTCTTCTATGCAGAACCGGGAGTTGCCAGTACTAAGTATGACTGTATCTTCTTTAAGTTTAAGGATGGAGATGAATTAAGGTTAGGTAGTAAAAGAAAATTCACCCGAATTTATCTAGTTGATGATTTAAATGAAGCTGGAAGTTTAACCAAATTAGGTCCAGAGCCTTTAAGTGATGAATTTACTTTAGAGAAGTTTAAAGAGATGCTTTCCACTCGTAGAGGTAAAATAAAACCATTACTTCTAAATCAAAGATTTTTAGCTGGATTGGGAAATATTTATGTTGATGAAGCTTTATTCTTATCTAAGATTCATCCTTTAAGAACTGCTGATACAATTACTGAAAAAGAAAGTAGTAATTTATATTATGCTATTCGTAAGGTCTTAAGTGATGGGATTGAGCATAGAGGTACTACCAAGTGGGATTATGTAGATGCTAGTGGAGAGTCAGGTAGTCATCAAAATTATTTAATGGTTTATGATAAAGCAGGAGAAGAATGTAGTGAATGTGGTACAAAATTAGAAAAGATTAAAGTAGGAGGACGTGGAACTTATTTTTGTCCGAATTGTCAAGAGCAGGGGGAATAA
- a CDS encoding S-layer homology domain-containing protein: MKKRIITSLLTLTIIMSLALPVMAYRPEDIATNHWALEYISPLLDEGIMYVYKDGKFHPNQATTRGEFAYSLAKAMNLETSTNSELTDISNHPSKGYISALVKRGIITGYPDKTFRPEKKITRAEIITMLGRSLSLNDEQKTIELDGNFYFDINENHWANNLISLATRLNIINGYPDGNFKPNNYVTRAESAKLLAKLKGLKKVEGQIIETYPLARKVKVKVGDEIKNFKLSSNTLIGRNNRLVNLDEMLVSDEAYLLLNESNNVTYLKAFGLITKEDVGNKVSDLTNNILSAEELVSIADGDWEAVTPRLKQEVTMTLLEEGLTISEVQAMFNQDWNQLELAAKDRLIEAISINTNLPVELIEAASNKDWETAKEVAKNTAITTALKEVMSRSDLLS; this comes from the coding sequence ATGAAGAAAAGAATTATCACAAGTCTTTTAACTTTGACAATAATAATGTCTTTGGCTTTACCTGTTATGGCTTATAGACCAGAAGATATAGCTACAAACCATTGGGCTTTAGAATATATTAGCCCATTACTTGATGAGGGGATCATGTATGTCTACAAAGATGGAAAGTTTCATCCTAACCAGGCAACTACTAGAGGTGAATTTGCTTATTCTTTAGCTAAAGCAATGAATTTAGAAACTTCTACAAATTCAGAGCTTACTGATATTAGCAATCACCCATCAAAAGGTTATATCTCTGCTCTAGTAAAAAGAGGGATCATTACTGGATATCCCGATAAAACCTTTAGACCAGAAAAGAAGATCACAAGAGCAGAAATTATTACAATGCTAGGACGTAGTTTAAGCTTAAATGATGAACAAAAAACAATCGAATTAGATGGTAACTTCTACTTTGATATTAATGAAAATCATTGGGCAAATAACCTAATCTCTTTGGCTACTAGATTAAATATTATTAATGGATACCCTGATGGTAATTTCAAACCTAATAATTATGTAACTAGAGCAGAGAGTGCCAAGTTATTAGCTAAGCTAAAAGGATTGAAAAAAGTAGAAGGACAAATCATTGAAACTTATCCTTTAGCTAGAAAGGTTAAAGTAAAAGTTGGAGATGAAATCAAAAACTTTAAGCTTTCTTCAAATACTTTAATCGGTCGAAATAACCGTCTAGTCAACCTAGATGAGATGCTTGTTTCTGATGAAGCTTATCTATTATTAAATGAATCTAACAATGTAACTTACCTAAAAGCCTTTGGCTTAATTACTAAAGAAGATGTGGGTAACAAGGTGAGTGATCTAACTAATAATATTCTAAGTGCAGAAGAATTGGTCTCAATTGCTGATGGTGATTGGGAAGCTGTTACTCCTCGTCTAAAGCAAGAGGTAACAATGACATTATTAGAAGAAGGATTAACAATTAGTGAAGTTCAAGCTATGTTCAATCAGGACTGGAATCAATTAGAGCTTGCTGCTAAAGATAGATTGATTGAAGCAATCTCTATCAATACAAATCTTCCAGTAGAATTAATTGAAGCAGCATCTAATAAAGATTGGGAAACAGCTAAAGAGGTAGCTAAAAATACTGCTATCACAACTGCTCTAAAAGAGGTTATGAGTAGAAGTGATCTATTATCATAA
- a CDS encoding acyl-CoA thioesterase: MKEHSHEIRVTYEETDKMGVVYYANYLRWFEVGRTEFLREEGLTYRDLEDKGVLLPVLESHCNYHHPALYDDLVRIFTKIKDLRRTKVSFEYEIIRVEDNKLLTSGSTVHPFVNNEFKPISLKKKFPKLWEIINLNFDNKK, from the coding sequence ATGAAAGAACATAGCCATGAGATTAGAGTTACTTATGAAGAAACTGATAAGATGGGAGTAGTTTATTATGCTAATTACTTACGTTGGTTCGAGGTTGGGAGAACAGAATTTTTAAGAGAAGAAGGTTTGACATATAGAGATTTAGAAGATAAGGGTGTCTTATTACCAGTTTTAGAATCACACTGTAACTATCATCATCCAGCTTTGTATGATGATTTAGTTAGAATTTTTACTAAGATTAAAGATCTACGTAGAACTAAGGTAAGCTTTGAATATGAGATAATTCGGGTAGAGGATAATAAGCTACTTACAAGCGGTAGTACTGTTCATCCTTTTGTTAATAATGAATTTAAACCTATTTCTTTAAAAAAGAAATTCCCTAAGTTATGGGAGATAATTAATCTAAATTTTGATAATAAAAAATAA
- the polA gene encoding DNA polymerase I encodes MSQKELYLLDGNSLTYRAFYALPTTLTKSDGTITNAVFGFTRMLLTLIDNEAPDAIGVAFDVGKKTFRHQAYEDYKGTREKTPDELRPQFELVREVLKALKIPFFQMEEYEADDLIGTLAKRAEEEGYKVTIVTGDRDALQLISDNIRVMYTRRGITDIVDYNLDKFREDYELEPIQLIDKKGLMGDTSDNIPGVDGIGDKTSTKLLKEFGTLENILENIDKVGGKKRKATLKEQSDRARMSKDLATIKLDIPIDVDFESLKMSDFNNDQAYDLFTDLEFTSLISYIGGHKEVKDSEYEEIDSLNDFKNLDLAERIAVNLELSGDKLARSLASITISLADNQNYYIKLSEKELLEGLKEVIEDKEILMLEGKEQIRYLLKQGIKINPLSFEPLLADYLLKPSEQEKSFEQLVQGHMQRTLPEVEGKDLLVLKTQLLFDLEEKLIAALEDNDLLKLYHEVELPLINVLAELELNGIKVSKSGLEKLNARFKEKIKEIEEEIYELADEEFNVNSPKQLGVILFEKLGLPVIKKTKTGYSTSASVLEKLEAKHEIIPLISQYRTYTKLQSTYVAPLEDYINEETGRIHTTFNQRVTATGRLSSADPNLQNIPIRSEEGREIRGVFVAEEGKKLLAADYSQIELRVLAHISDDEGLKEAYEEGLDIHTKTASEIFDIPLDEVTSNERRKAKAVNFGIAYGISDWGLAKRLNISNKEAQEFIELYFSRYPKVKEYMDNTIKQAKEEGYVTTVFNRKRYLSDINSKNYHRREFAKRMAINTPIQGTAADIMKIATIDVAEALKEEGLLAEVLLQVHDELVLEVAEAELEKVSKLVKEKMEKAVQLDVHLEVDVKVGDNWNDME; translated from the coding sequence TTGTCACAAAAAGAATTATACTTATTGGACGGAAATAGTTTAACTTATCGTGCATTTTATGCATTGCCAACGACATTAACTAAATCAGATGGAACAATTACCAATGCTGTTTTTGGTTTTACTCGGATGTTATTGACTTTAATTGATAATGAAGCACCTGATGCAATTGGAGTTGCCTTTGATGTTGGGAAGAAAACCTTTCGCCATCAGGCTTATGAAGATTATAAGGGAACAAGGGAGAAGACTCCTGATGAATTGAGACCACAATTTGAATTAGTAAGAGAGGTACTAAAAGCTTTAAAGATACCATTCTTTCAAATGGAGGAGTATGAAGCAGATGATTTAATTGGTACTTTAGCCAAAAGAGCAGAAGAAGAAGGTTATAAGGTTACTATTGTAACTGGAGATCGAGATGCTCTACAATTAATCAGTGATAATATTCGAGTTATGTACACAAGAAGAGGTATTACTGATATTGTTGATTATAATTTAGATAAATTTAGAGAAGATTATGAGTTAGAGCCAATTCAGTTAATCGATAAGAAGGGATTAATGGGTGATACTTCAGATAATATTCCTGGTGTTGATGGAATAGGAGATAAGACATCTACTAAATTATTAAAGGAATTTGGTACATTAGAGAATATATTAGAGAATATAGATAAGGTAGGAGGAAAGAAGAGAAAGGCTACCTTAAAAGAACAGTCTGATAGAGCAAGGATGAGTAAGGATTTAGCAACTATTAAGTTAGATATTCCAATAGATGTTGATTTTGAAAGCTTAAAGATGTCTGATTTTAATAATGATCAGGCTTATGATCTATTTACTGATCTAGAATTTACTAGTTTAATCTCTTATATTGGTGGACATAAAGAGGTAAAGGATTCTGAATATGAGGAGATAGATTCTCTAAATGACTTTAAGAATTTAGACTTAGCTGAGAGAATAGCAGTGAATTTAGAGTTAAGTGGTGATAAATTAGCTAGAAGCCTAGCAAGTATAACTATTTCATTAGCAGATAATCAGAATTATTACATAAAACTAAGTGAAAAAGAGTTACTTGAAGGTTTAAAAGAGGTTATTGAAGATAAAGAAATTCTAATGTTAGAAGGAAAAGAGCAGATTAGATATCTATTAAAGCAAGGGATTAAGATTAATCCTTTATCTTTTGAACCTTTATTGGCGGATTATCTTCTAAAACCTAGTGAGCAGGAAAAGAGTTTTGAACAGTTAGTACAAGGACATATGCAACGTACCTTGCCAGAGGTAGAAGGGAAAGACTTATTAGTCTTAAAGACACAATTGTTATTTGATTTAGAAGAAAAATTAATCGCTGCATTAGAAGATAATGATCTATTAAAGCTATACCATGAAGTAGAATTACCATTAATTAATGTCTTAGCAGAATTAGAGTTAAATGGTATTAAAGTAAGCAAATCGGGACTTGAAAAGTTAAATGCTAGGTTTAAAGAGAAGATTAAAGAGATAGAAGAAGAAATTTATGAGTTAGCAGATGAAGAGTTTAATGTCAATTCTCCAAAGCAATTAGGAGTAATATTATTTGAGAAATTAGGTTTACCAGTAATCAAAAAGACTAAAACTGGATACTCTACTAGTGCTAGTGTATTGGAGAAATTAGAAGCTAAGCATGAGATCATTCCTTTAATCTCTCAATATCGTACTTATACTAAATTACAGTCTACTTATGTTGCCCCATTAGAAGACTATATTAATGAAGAGACTGGAAGAATACATACTACTTTTAATCAGCGGGTAACTGCAACAGGCCGTTTAAGTAGTGCTGATCCTAATCTACAGAACATTCCAATCAGAAGTGAAGAAGGCAGAGAGATTAGAGGAGTATTTGTAGCAGAAGAAGGTAAGAAATTATTAGCAGCCGATTATTCTCAAATTGAGTTAAGGGTATTGGCACATATTTCTGATGATGAAGGTTTGAAAGAAGCCTATGAAGAAGGTTTAGATATTCACACTAAGACTGCTAGTGAAATCTTTGATATTCCCTTAGATGAAGTAACTAGTAATGAACGGCGTAAAGCGAAGGCAGTTAATTTTGGAATTGCTTATGGAATTAGTGATTGGGGATTAGCTAAGAGATTGAATATTAGTAATAAAGAGGCACAAGAGTTTATTGAACTATATTTTAGCCGCTATCCAAAGGTTAAAGAATATATGGATAATACTATTAAGCAAGCAAAAGAAGAAGGCTATGTAACAACTGTCTTCAATCGTAAGAGATACTTATCAGATATTAATAGTAAGAATTACCACCGTCGAGAATTTGCTAAGAGAATGGCAATCAATACTCCAATTCAAGGTACTGCTGCTGATATTATGAAGATAGCAACTATTGATGTAGCAGAAGCTCTGAAAGAAGAAGGATTATTAGCAGAAGTCTTATTACAGGTTCATGATGAATTGGTCTTAGAAGTAGCAGAGGCAGAATTAGAGAAAGTAAGCAAATTGGTCAAAGAGAAGATGGAAAAAGCTGTTCAATTAGATGTTCACTTAGAGGTAGATGTGAAGGTTGGAGATAATTGGAATGATATGGAGTAA
- a CDS encoding ABC-F family ATP-binding cassette domain-containing protein — MGLLRLSGASKYYPEKVIFEDISLQIAKKDRVGLIGVNGTGKSTLMKIFIGQEYLDDGELLSSNDLDIGYLAQDFGLQLDNPLYEEMLTVFEDVFRLEEKLRDLELEMSKTQDLEKVMNRYSRLREKYEKSGGYQIESRIKGVLKGLGFSESYFTSKLSNFSGGEKTRAALAKLLLQEPELLLLDEPTNHLDLESKEWLEDYLISYPGAMVIISHDRYFLDKVVNRVWELEKGRLEKYKGNYSFYLKEKPQRLLTWQREYEKQQEKIEKTEAYIRKYKAGIKSKQARGRQKQLDRMERIPKPPTLSKAKIKFNSETVSGEEVVEVDSLVKYYEDDLIFRDVNFKIYRGEKIALVGSNGSGKSTLFKVLLDKIDHKTGKIKFGTKVKVGYFSQEHEELSLEYNLIEEMMKVKDVTKSQARDILARFLFKGDDVLRKVGTLSGGEKGRLALAKLSVQDFNLLLLDEPTNHLDIQSKELLEEALKEFPGTILMISHDRYFLDKLINKVFALQEKTLVEYLGNYSSYRKQYLKVLEEKAIKEKMKKDKIIKNTVKEKKKKVDLEKLEEDIMNLETKVLDLEKKFNLEEFCMDSDKLAELTEEYQNAKKELEEYYIIWEEAI, encoded by the coding sequence ATGGGACTATTGAGGTTAAGTGGGGCAAGTAAATATTACCCAGAAAAAGTGATCTTTGAAGATATATCATTGCAGATTGCCAAAAAAGATAGAGTTGGGTTAATTGGTGTCAATGGAACGGGTAAGTCTACACTAATGAAAATTTTTATTGGTCAAGAGTATTTAGATGATGGAGAATTATTAAGCAGTAATGATTTAGATATAGGTTATTTAGCCCAAGATTTTGGCTTGCAATTAGATAATCCTCTTTATGAAGAGATGTTAACAGTATTTGAGGATGTTTTTAGATTAGAAGAGAAGTTAAGGGATTTAGAATTAGAGATGAGCAAGACCCAAGATTTAGAGAAAGTAATGAATCGTTATAGCCGCTTAAGAGAAAAATATGAAAAGAGTGGTGGTTATCAAATTGAAAGCAGAATTAAGGGAGTACTTAAGGGGTTAGGGTTTTCGGAAAGTTATTTTACTTCTAAATTATCAAATTTCAGTGGTGGAGAGAAGACAAGAGCTGCTTTAGCAAAATTATTATTACAAGAACCTGAATTATTATTATTAGATGAACCTACTAACCATCTTGATCTAGAATCTAAAGAATGGTTAGAAGACTATCTAATTAGTTATCCTGGAGCTATGGTTATTATTTCTCATGACCGTTACTTCTTGGATAAGGTAGTTAATAGAGTTTGGGAATTAGAAAAGGGGCGTTTAGAAAAGTATAAAGGCAATTATTCATTTTATTTAAAAGAAAAGCCTCAACGGTTATTAACTTGGCAACGAGAATATGAGAAGCAGCAAGAAAAGATTGAAAAGACAGAAGCTTATATTAGGAAGTATAAAGCTGGTATTAAGTCTAAGCAGGCTAGAGGAAGGCAAAAGCAATTAGATAGAATGGAGAGAATTCCTAAGCCTCCTACTCTTAGCAAAGCCAAGATTAAATTTAATTCAGAGACTGTAAGTGGTGAAGAAGTAGTAGAAGTTGATAGTTTAGTAAAATATTATGAAGATGATTTAATCTTTAGAGATGTTAATTTTAAAATTTATCGTGGTGAAAAGATAGCATTAGTAGGGTCTAATGGAAGTGGTAAGTCAACATTGTTTAAAGTTTTATTAGATAAGATAGATCATAAAACAGGCAAGATTAAATTTGGTACTAAAGTAAAGGTAGGTTATTTTTCTCAAGAGCATGAAGAATTAAGTTTAGAATATAATCTGATTGAAGAGATGATGAAGGTTAAAGATGTAACAAAAAGTCAAGCTCGTGATATTTTAGCTAGATTTTTATTTAAAGGTGATGATGTCTTAAGAAAGGTAGGGACTTTAAGCGGAGGGGAAAAAGGAAGGCTTGCCTTAGCTAAGCTGTCAGTTCAAGATTTTAATCTATTATTATTAGATGAGCCGACAAATCATCTTGATATTCAATCAAAAGAACTATTAGAAGAAGCTTTAAAAGAATTTCCAGGAACTATTTTGATGATCTCTCATGATCGCTATTTCTTAGATAAGTTAATTAATAAGGTATTTGCTCTACAAGAGAAGACCTTAGTAGAGTACTTAGGTAATTATTCTTCCTACCGTAAACAGTATTTAAAAGTTTTAGAAGAGAAAGCAATTAAAGAGAAGATGAAAAAAGATAAAATCATTAAAAATACCGTAAAAGAGAAGAAGAAAAAGGTTGATTTAGAGAAGTTGGAAGAAGATATTATGAATTTAGAGACTAAAGTATTAGACTTGGAGAAGAAATTTAACCTTGAAGAATTCTGTATGGATTCTGATAAATTAGCTGAATTAACTGAGGAATATCAAAATGCAAAAAAAGAATTAGAAGAATATTACATTATATGGGAAGAAGCTATTTAA